DNA from Tachysurus fulvidraco isolate hzauxx_2018 chromosome 16, HZAU_PFXX_2.0, whole genome shotgun sequence:
TGCCCTTGTTTGGACCTGTTTGCTAATTTGTATATAGTGGTACATAGTATTTCTGGGGAAGTAGGGAGACCGATGCCATTttgtttgtaccttttttttttttgtgttgtcgGAAATTTTTTGGAGAGCcaccctccaagtggacatatgccaggggtgaattacagccaaattaataaTCACTTAATAATCACTAATAGATAATAGTCAATACACTTCAcacttaatactaaaataagtaaaataagtaGTTTTATGatacttaatatttattactactTAATACTGAtcaattaatcacactttaatcTTTATACTTAGTActatttgaataataagaaaactttccagacctggatgagaatgagcaaaactctttattgatGCTGATCGGCCcctgcttccattgagctcaaggaggaaaaacttCTAAGTTCAAAgtattaaagaaaagaaaaaacccaaacagtGTGTCCCCGTGCCACCCAAAAAGTCCCCCCCCCCTTCAGAAAATCCCTTCTATATACCATGGCACTCTTAGGTGCCGTCATACCTTCGTGCGTCATtatccacctgacctgtctggctCTTCTCCTGACACTACAGAATTGCAGAATCGCCCTTGGCCCCCCTGCTTCATTTCcccgaaaaacaagtctgccctttCACCGTAAATTAAGTTAGGCCTGTTTTCGCTCCCGCCGAacttctgcattattattaaaaatatgctgCGTTGACAAAACTATTGTCAAGGCTGTGCCCCCAAGAACATCTTGTCCTGCTCCCTGTCACGTATCACCCGTATCACCCAGACGAAACGCACGTCTTGAGGACCAATCTCACCAATCAATCACCAATTCTCCAGCTGCAATGGGTGAGTTTTCCCCTATCTGCTTTTATGTATGACGATATGATATGATTCTTCTTGATTATACgcctttatataaaatatgtagttAAGATGATTACCTGTATTGTGAACCTATACTATATGATTACCTGTGTTAGTATTATGATTATCTGTATTGTACGCCTATACTATGTATGGTTATCATGACAATCACCTATAACCTATTCGCCCTACACTAAATTAATCACTTCTCTCCATTTAACCTAAAGATAATAAAGTTATAACTAATCAGCACAATGATAATACTCAATTCCGCAATCACCTACCCTCCCTATgatataggagttctgatttatgATATGATTAATATGATTGACATTCGACGGTATTTGATCAATTATGTTAGGATATGAGTTCCTTGATTACAGTAACATGCGGTTCCAAATCAACTggattatagattatatattagcCGTAGTTGACTTACAAGTAAGGTTTTTTATCTGGTTAGTAAACGTATTGCATTATTccttaagctaagcttttgcattttataatgttgttttgcatatatgtggagatctgtttatgctgactccataaatttgctagacttatgatctcagtctgtcgtgtttgtccagactgggcctgcacatgcattctaattttaagccttagttcctctgttctcgcctaaaggacaggttccctttttcttgtttgtcaCAGATGCTCAGAGTCAGCAAGATCGTCCAGATTGCCGACCTATGAGGCCTTCTCGCCGTTATGAGATCTTATATGATGCCTTATGCGAGACCTGTGCCCACCGAACTTCTGGTCCGCTACCGCCGCTACCAGCTGGACCATATAACCCGTGAACTTATCACGTTCATGGAACAACTCAGTTCTCCCAACCTCCCCGAGCATCCCTTCACACCATCCTACATTGTGAAAAGGCCTCAGGCCCGCACTTCCTCTACCCAGACCGATGGCTGTCCTAATGCTGTTCTTGAGCGTTGCTGCTCTGCGCTGGAACCCCCTgcctctccttcttctccttcaacCTCCTCCTCCCCACCTCCTGGAGCTCCCGACTACTCTCCTACGTCTCCTGTGCCTGGGCCTAGCTCTGCCTATTGAGTTCTATGACTTCAATAAACCAACTACACCCCTTATCTCTGCCTCACGCATCATCTATTCAGATATCTATatatagaaatgaaatattatacataattatacatatatatattattatatcataatCCATATAGCTCTTATACTCCCTATAACTCGTACACGACCTAATGCCGATATACAATATTATAGCTCAACACCATTACAACATCCGGCCTACCCCCATATAGTGGTAATAGTTCATAGAATAAgagcacacacacccaaattTTCCCACAGTGTTTATTCTTAGGGAGATAGggaagtgttttgtgttttctttttcttttgtttagtagGGAAGTTAAAGGTTGCAATAAATAGccgttttgtttgttattttggccttgtcGGCTCCTGAAGACATACCCCCATTTGTACACTTGTTTTCCTAGTAAAATATTGTTCTTTCAGCTACCCCTGGTGTCTCGTTCACGTTTCGCCCTCACCCCTAGACGGGGCGTAACACTATTTGAAAaaatttttggacaaaactgacctaggtggcgctagaccggtttttcccttacttTTAGACGCTTCcttttcttcactggggtaatatattccaaaacaaataatccacaaaaatccacacaggtccaaggaactgaaatctgtaagccttttaatccaatattaaattctaaatttacgtcatatttatagcccagggcctaacgagtcaaacaagccctcacttgagccaatc
Protein-coding regions in this window:
- the LOC125139077 gene encoding DNA-directed RNA polymerase II subunit RPB1-like, coding for MRSYMMPYARPVPTELLVRYRRYQLDHITRELITFMEQLSSPNLPEHPFTPSYIVKRPQARTSSTQTDGCPNAVLERCCSALEPPASPSSPSTSSSPPPGAPDYSPTSPVPGPSSAY